GGTTAATATTTATATCATTAAACTCAAGCAAGGCCATGCGTTATCAGAAGAGGAAAAAAATGATCTTTACAACATAACAGAAAGAGCAGAAATGAATAACGAGCAAACAATATGTTTTGCATGTGAAGTTTTGTTGAAAAATAAAGTAAAAGCGAAGAGAATATTTGCTACTCTTACTGGGGAGGAAAAAGAAGAAATCATGGAATTTCCAATTTACCGTTTTTATCAAAATTTGGAGTAGTATGCTCATTTTCTTCTGTATATAGCTTGCTAGTAAACTTTTATAAAAGCTCCTTTTTATAAAGTTCTTTGTCTTTAGTACAATAAATAAGCCCTACTTACCCACAATAGGGCTTATAAATTAAAAAAGTCCTCTACTTTCAGTTTTGGGTCAATTTTTTTTAAGACATTCATAATTTTCTTAATCGTGGTACCTGATGGGATGTAATTTGAATCATTGTAAATCTTGCTAACTGTTTTTCTATCCATCTTAGTTACTTTAACTATTTCCGTTTGATTATAGCCTTTGTTCATTAAGTATTTTCCTAATTTACTCTTTTGGGTTATCTTAGGCATAAGAGCACACTCCTTTTTATAAAGGATTGACACTTTCAAAAAAAATATTCATTTTAGGGAAAAAATTCCGCAATAAAATTTATTTATCACATATAATAAACTATAAAATAAACAATATATAAATATTACTTATGCAGAGTTAGAATAATGTCGATATTTTTGTCATAGTCATATAGCATGAATACAGTTAAGACCGCCTTATACACTGATAAGTAATGGGCGGTCTTTGTTGTGATTATTCCATATATTTGTCAGGTAGGGACTTTCCCCTCATCCAATCGTTCCAAAAAGAAAGTTTAATGTTACCCTTATTTATTTCTTTTAGATTCTGTTTAATTTCTTTTTCAGGAAGAGGATTTGTTTTAACATCCTCGGGAAAAGAACGGTTTCCCGATGGGTCATCTATTAGTTTCAAAGCTTTTTGAAAATCTCGATAAGTAGATGCTATTTTTACTTCCTTCCAAGTTGAACTATTTCTTTCCTTTTGTCCTACATAAACAGGGGAATTTTCCTCATCACGATGGATAAAGACAGGCAGCGTATACTCAATTTCGCCAATAACTAACCAGTTCTTGTTCCATCCCTTTGAAGGGATCCCTTTTTCACTTACAGCAAAATGAACTTGTCCCGCAGGAATTTCTTCATTTCTGTATACGATTAGCGAATTAGCAAAGAGGTCAGCCATATCTAAATCGAAACTCTTTCTCTGATCTTTAAAACTTTCAGGGACAGACGCATTTCCGCCCTTTCGTTCAAAGTGTATTGATACTCCTTTGTAATTGGCTCCCTTGCTATAAACGATGGTAGAAGGAGAATATGTAACGTTGAGTTGATCATTGTGTACATTTGCATCAATATGTGAATCACCTTC
The window above is part of the Priestia megaterium genome. Proteins encoded here:
- a CDS encoding helix-turn-helix domain-containing protein, whose translation is MPKITQKSKLGKYLMNKGYNQTEIVKVTKMDRKTVSKIYNDSNYIPSGTTIKKIMNVLKKIDPKLKVEDFFNL